ATGAAGATCGTAATGAGAAGCAGGAGACCAATTGCGGAAAACGCCAGGAGGGTGAGGACCTTTTCGATGATTTTCTCTTGCATGCTAACGGATTCCTACCAGGCCTTCTTTCTCCAAAATTTGTTGACCCTCCGGGCTTAAAACAAAATTGACAAATTGTCGGCCCAGGCCTGTCGGCTGGCTGGGAAGAACGAAGATGAACGGCCGGGTCAAGGTATAAAGATTACTTTTAATAGTCGTCGCGGAAGGGTATATGGAATTGACAGCAATGGTTTTGACTTGATGGTTCACGATACCAAAGGAGATATAGCCGATAGATTGGGGATTATTAGCAATAATTTCCCGGACTGACCCGTTGGAATCCTGGACCAGGGCCTCATCGGAAATTTCCCCTTTTTTCATTACCAGGCTTTCAAAGGCATCCCGGGTTCCGGAACCTTCTTCGCGATTGACAAAATAAATCGGTTTGTCCACCCAGCCTACCTGGGACCAGGAACGGATTTTGCCGGAAAAAATACCCTGTAATTCTTTGAGGGTTAAGTTTTTAACCGGATTCTGCGGGTGGACAATTATAGCGATTCCGTCTTTGGCGATAATTATTTTTGTTAAATCATTTTCATCGGCATGAAGCTCTCGGGAAGAGGTTCCGATTTGAGCGGCCTTTTCCCGGCAGGCCTTGATCCCTGCCGTCGACCCCCCGCCCTGGACATTGATGACGACCTGATGATTGACCTCCATATAGATTTCGGCCAGTTTTTCGGCAAAGGGCTGGACGGAGGTGGAACCGGCGATGGTCAGGGAATGAGCCCGGGTGGAGCTTTTTGAAGAACAGCCCAGGGATATGAAACACATCAATAAAATAAGCCCGAAA
This Deltaproteobacteria bacterium DNA region includes the following protein-coding sequences:
- a CDS encoding phosphate ABC transporter substrate-binding protein — protein: MAWFRAFFGLILLMCFISLGCSSKSSTRAHSLTIAGSTSVQPFAEKLAEIYMEVNHQVVINVQGGGSTAGIKACREKAAQIGTSSRELHADENDLTKIIIAKDGIAIIVHPQNPVKNLTLKELQGIFSGKIRSWSQVGWVDKPIYFVNREEGSGTRDAFESLVMKKGEISDEALVQDSNGSVREIIANNPQSIGYISFGIVNHQVKTIAVNSIYPSATTIKSNLYTLTRPFIFVLPSQPTGLGRQFVNFVLSPEGQQILEKEGLVGIR